A window of Ictidomys tridecemlineatus isolate mIctTri1 chromosome 15, mIctTri1.hap1, whole genome shotgun sequence contains these coding sequences:
- the Pinlyp gene encoding phospholipase A2 inhibitor and Ly6/PLAUR domain-containing protein isoform X1, with protein MRPSTRQGTFLLASTVLCTLLNLGWPLSCEVCKGSGHTCSGKMKTCEAGKDACVVLVSESRTKGRQAVSTFKACMKFSDCYSGFVSTTMSPNDYMVTNARCCQSDGCNSGSVPPPQNNRTENGLMCPSCIVPFQETCPGTQAARCVGQETHCIYFAGNVQAGIINTKFATRGCATESACYTKAGAEVPSASYLYFIRRADCLPAPYPPGRAE; from the exons ATGAGACCATCCACAAGACAGGGGACCTTTCTGCTGGCCTCCACTGTGCTCTGCACCCTCTTGAATCTCG GATGGCCCCTAAGCTGTGAGGTGTGTAAAGGCTCCGGGCACACGTGCAGCGGCAAAATGAAGACTTGCGAGGCTGGCAAGGACGCATGCGTGGTTCTCGTGAGCGAGTCCCGCACAA AGGGCCGGCAGGCAGTGAGCACCTTTAAGGCCTGCATGAAGTTCAGCGACTGCTACTCAGGCTTCGTCTCCACCACCATGAGCCCCAATGACTACATGGTAACCAACGCACGCTGTTGCCAGAGTGACGGCTGCAACAGTGGCTCCGTGCCCC CTCCCCAGAACAATCGTACTGAGAATGGCTTGATGTGCCCCTCCTGCATCGTGCCCTTCCAGGAGACGTGCCCAGGAACCCAGGCAGCTCGCTGTGTTGGCCAGGAAACACATTGCATCTATTTTGCTGGCAACGTGCAGGCTG GTATCATCAACACCAAATTTGCCACTCGAGGCTGTGCTACAGAGAGTGCCTGCTACACAAAGGCTGGGGCCGAGGTGCCCTCAGCTTCCTACCTCTACTTCATCCGCCGGGCAGACTGCCTTCCAGCTCCCTATCCCCCTGGCCGGGCTGAGTGA
- the Pinlyp gene encoding phospholipase A2 inhibitor and Ly6/PLAUR domain-containing protein isoform X2: MRLSKGEDGGGRGARREGRQAVSTFKACMKFSDCYSGFVSTTMSPNDYMVTNARCCQSDGCNSGSVPPPQNNRTENGLMCPSCIVPFQETCPGTQAARCVGQETHCIYFAGNVQAGIINTKFATRGCATESACYTKAGAEVPSASYLYFIRRADCLPAPYPPGRAE; this comes from the exons ATGCGACTGTCCAAAGGAGAAGATGGTGGTGGTCGGGGAGCTAGGAGAG AGGGCCGGCAGGCAGTGAGCACCTTTAAGGCCTGCATGAAGTTCAGCGACTGCTACTCAGGCTTCGTCTCCACCACCATGAGCCCCAATGACTACATGGTAACCAACGCACGCTGTTGCCAGAGTGACGGCTGCAACAGTGGCTCCGTGCCCC CTCCCCAGAACAATCGTACTGAGAATGGCTTGATGTGCCCCTCCTGCATCGTGCCCTTCCAGGAGACGTGCCCAGGAACCCAGGCAGCTCGCTGTGTTGGCCAGGAAACACATTGCATCTATTTTGCTGGCAACGTGCAGGCTG GTATCATCAACACCAAATTTGCCACTCGAGGCTGTGCTACAGAGAGTGCCTGCTACACAAAGGCTGGGGCCGAGGTGCCCTCAGCTTCCTACCTCTACTTCATCCGCCGGGCAGACTGCCTTCCAGCTCCCTATCCCCCTGGCCGGGCTGAGTGA
- the Xrcc1 gene encoding DNA repair protein XRCC1: MPEIRLRHVVSCSSQDSTHCAENLLKADTYRKWRAAKAGEKTISVVLQLEKEEQIHSVDIGNDGSAFVEVLVGSSAGGAGEQDYEVLLVTSSFMSPSESRSGANPNRVRIFGPDKLVRAAAEKRWDRVKIVCSQPYSKDSPYGLSFIRLHSPPDKDQAETPSQKVTVTKLGQFRVKEEDDSASSLRPGALFFSRINKTSPATTSDPAGPSYAAATLQASSAASSASPVSRPVSSTSKPQESPKGKRKLDLNLEERKIPNKPSAQPSPPALKRPKLPAPTRTPSTAPVPTAAQGAVPGKPRGEGTKARGARAGPQELGKILQGVVVVLSGFQNPFRSELRDKALELGAKYRPDWTPDSTHLICAFANTPKYSQVLGLGGRIVCKEWVLDCHRMRRRLPSRRYLMAGPGSSSEDEGGSHNGSSEDEAPKLPPKRPQAKTKTPQGAGPNSPQRPPTPEETKTASPGPQEDTDVEEDQSGQDNGAEDSGDTEDELRRVAEQREQKPAPGQEENGEDPYAGSTDENTDNEEHPESPELPIPELPDFFQGKHFFLYGEFPGDERRKLIRYVTAFNGELEDYMSDRVQFVITAQEWDPSFEEALMDNPSLAFVRPRWIYSCNEKQKLLPHQLYGVVPQA, from the exons ATGCCAGAGATTCGCCTCCGCCACGTCGTGTCCTGCAGCAGCCAGGACTCG ACCCACTGTGCAGAGAACCTTCTCAAGGCTGACACTTACCGGAAATGGCGGGCAGCCAAGGCTGGTGAAAAGACCATCTCGGTGGTGCTGCAG ttggagaaggaggagcagatACACAGCGTGGACATCGGGAATGATGGCTCAGCCTTTGTAGAGGTGCTGGTGGGCAGCTCGGCTGGAGGGGCCGGCGAGCAAGACTATGAG GTCCTTCTGGTAACCTCATCCTTCATGTCCCCTTCTGAGAGCCGCAGTGGTGCAAACCCCAACCGTGTTCGCATTTTTGGGCCTGACAAGTTGGTCCGGGCTGCCGCAGAGAAGCGCTGGGACCGGGTCAAGATTGTGTGCAGCCAGCCCTACAGCAAG GACTCCCCCTATGGCCTGAGTTTTATACGGCTTCATAGTCCCCCAGATAAAGACCAGGCAGAGACCCCGTCCCAG AAGGTGACCGTGACCAAGCTTGGCCAGTTCCGTGTGAAGGAGGAGGATGACAGTGCCAGTTCCCTGAGGCCAGGGGCTCTCTTCTTCAGCCGGATTAACAAGACATCCCCGG CCACAACCAGTGACCCAGCAGGGCCCAGCTACGCAGCAGCTACCCTCCAAGCCTCTAGTGCGGCCTCCTCGGCCTCCCCAGTTTCCAGGCCTGTCAGCAGCACCTCTAAG CCTCAGGAGTCTCCCAAAGGGAAGAGGAAGTTGGATTTGAATCTAGAAGAAAGGAAGATCCCCAACAAACCATCAGCCCAGCCCTCACCACCTGCCCTCAAGAGACCCAAAT TACCAGCTCCTACCCGCACCCCATCCACGGCCCCCGTTCCTACCGCAGCACAGGGGGCAGTGCCAGGGAAGCCCCGGGGAGAAGGCACCAAGGCCAGGGGAGCCCGAGCTGGCCCGCAGGAGCTGGGGAAGATCCTTCAGGGTGTGGTGGTGGTTCTGAGTGGCTTCCAGAACCCCTTCCGCTCAGAGCTCCGGGACAAGGCTCTGGAGCTGGGTGCCAAGTATCGTCCAGACTGGACCCCAGACAGCACTCACCTCAT CTGTGCCTTTGCCAACACCCCCAAGTACAGCCAGGTCTTGGGCCTCGGAGGTCGCATTGTGTGTAAAGAATGGGTACTGGATTGTCACCGCATGCGTCGGCGGCTGCCCTCCCGAAG GTACCTCATGGCCGGGCCTGGCTCCAGCAGCGAGGATGAGGGGGGCTCTCACAATGGCAGCAGTGAGGATGAGGCCCCCAAACTTCCTCCCAAG CGCCCCCAGGCCAAAACCAAGACCCCCCAGGGAGCTGGACCCAATTCACCCCAAAGGCCCCCAACTCCCGAAGAGACCAAAACAGCCTCGCCAGGGCCCCAGGAAGATACCGACGTTGAGGAGGACCAGTCAG GACAAGACAATGGAGCGGAAGATTCTGGGGACACTGAGGATGAGCTGAGGAG GGTGGCTGAGCAGAGGGAGCAGAAGCCGGCCCCTGGGCAGGAGGAAAATGGCGAAGACCCGTATGCAGGCTCCACAGACGAGAACACTGACAACGAGGAGCACCCGGAGTCTCCTGAGCTGCCGATCCCGGAACTCCCAG ACTTCTTCCAGGGCAAACACTTCTTCCTGTATGGGGAGTTCCCTGGAGACGAACGGCGGAAACTCATCCGATATGTCACAGCTTTCAACGG